In Clostridium sporogenes, one genomic interval encodes:
- the murD gene encoding UDP-N-acetylmuramoyl-L-alanine--D-glutamate ligase → MKSNFSEFKNFIKYKKVAVVGIGVSNRPLIKFLVKLGAKVTAFDKKYREKLGSISAELEEIGVDLVLGENYLDKLDGYDVIFKTPSMRIDRSEFVKAKEAGAYITSEMEEFIKYCPAKIFGVTGSDGKTTTTTLVYEMLKKEGYKTWVGGNIGTPLFANIEEMKEDHMVVLELSSFQLMTMDVSPEISLITNLSPNHLDVHKDFEEYVEAKKNIFKYEENNDLLVLNKDDELTNRMEKEALGNILKFSLVEKVYDGACLSNNKLTILGKEVCDSKDIKLKGRHNIANLLAAFCMVNKYVSIDSMKYVATNFLGVEHRCEFIREVNGVKYYNDSIASSPSRTLAGLNAFEKPVILIAGGYDKKIPFEPLAEEGYDKIKTLILMGDTKSKIKSAFEKVILDKKCKIEIVMVNSMEEAVKVADDISEKGDIITLSPACASFDMYPNFEIRGNEFRNMVNSL, encoded by the coding sequence ATGAAAAGCAATTTTTCTGAGTTTAAGAACTTTATTAAATATAAAAAAGTAGCAGTGGTAGGTATAGGGGTAAGCAATAGACCTTTAATAAAATTTTTAGTTAAGTTAGGAGCAAAAGTAACTGCTTTTGACAAAAAATATAGAGAAAAATTAGGCAGTATAAGTGCTGAATTAGAAGAGATAGGTGTAGATTTAGTATTAGGTGAAAATTATTTAGATAAATTAGATGGATATGATGTTATTTTTAAAACTCCATCTATGAGAATAGATAGATCAGAATTTGTTAAGGCAAAAGAAGCTGGAGCTTATATCACATCAGAGATGGAAGAATTTATAAAATATTGTCCAGCTAAGATTTTTGGTGTAACAGGAAGTGATGGTAAAACAACCACTACAACATTAGTTTATGAAATGTTAAAAAAAGAAGGCTATAAAACTTGGGTAGGGGGAAATATAGGGACACCTTTATTTGCCAATATTGAAGAAATGAAGGAAGATCATATGGTTGTATTAGAACTATCAAGTTTTCAGCTTATGACAATGGATGTATCACCAGAGATTTCTTTAATAACTAATTTAAGTCCTAATCATTTAGATGTGCATAAAGATTTTGAGGAGTATGTAGAGGCTAAAAAAAATATATTTAAATATGAAGAAAATAATGATTTGCTAGTATTGAACAAAGATGATGAATTAACTAATAGAATGGAGAAAGAAGCTTTAGGAAATATTTTAAAGTTTAGTCTTGTAGAAAAAGTATATGATGGAGCTTGTTTATCAAATAATAAGCTTACTATACTAGGAAAAGAAGTTTGTGATTCTAAAGATATAAAACTTAAAGGTAGGCACAATATAGCTAACTTACTAGCTGCCTTTTGTATGGTAAATAAGTATGTATCAATAGATAGTATGAAATATGTAGCTACAAATTTTTTAGGTGTAGAACATAGATGTGAATTTATAAGAGAAGTTAATGGTGTTAAATATTATAATGATTCAATAGCATCAAGTCCTAGTAGAACTTTAGCAGGATTGAATGCTTTTGAAAAGCCTGTAATATTAATAGCTGGTGGATATGATAAAAAGATACCTTTTGAACCTCTAGCAGAGGAAGGATATGATAAAATTAAAACTTTGATATTAATGGGAGATACTAAAAGCAAAATAAAATCAGCTTTTGAAAAGGTGATTTTAGATAAAAAGTGTAAGATAGAAATAGTTATGGTAAATAGTATGGAGGAAGCTGTAAAGGTAGCTGATGATATATCAGAAAAAGGAGATATAATAACTTTATCACCAGCTTGTGCTAGCTTTGACATGTATCCTAACTTTGAAATAAGAGGAAATGAATTTAGAAATATGGTAAATAGTCTATAA